One stretch of Thermodesulfobacteriota bacterium DNA includes these proteins:
- a CDS encoding glutamate-5-semialdehyde dehydrogenase produces the protein MNEELSVLLTEIATKARNASVQLARANSGLKDRALESMAQGLTQNSDFLISENQKDVQDAEKKGTSSAMLDRLKLTPERLEKIAQGLREVKALTDPVGEVLNMWTRPNGLKVGRMRIPLGVIGIIYEARPNVTADAAGLCLKSGNAVILRGGSETIRSNMAIGKILREALSKNSLPEDAVQIIPVTDRNAILEMLKLDELIDLVIPRGGEGLIRFVAENSRIPVLKHYKGVCHVFVDESADLDMAEAICVNAKAQRPGVCNSMETMLVHKAVADTYLPKVIKALNNKGVEVKGCMKTKEIVPEVTSASANDWYEEYLDLILNVKVVENMADAMAHIEKYGSMHTESIVTKDYENSQKFINGVNSSTVMVNASTRFSDGFELGLGAEIGISTSKLHAFGPMGLQELTTTKFIVLGEGQIRE, from the coding sequence ATGAATGAAGAGTTGTCAGTGCTTCTGACAGAGATAGCTACTAAAGCTAGAAATGCATCTGTACAGCTTGCAAGGGCAAACTCAGGACTAAAAGATAGGGCCCTTGAGTCTATGGCTCAGGGGCTTACCCAAAACTCAGATTTTCTAATCAGCGAAAACCAAAAAGATGTACAAGATGCCGAGAAGAAGGGTACTTCTTCTGCAATGCTTGATCGTCTTAAATTAACCCCAGAGCGTCTTGAAAAAATAGCACAAGGTCTTAGAGAAGTTAAAGCACTAACAGATCCTGTGGGCGAAGTGCTGAATATGTGGACCAGACCAAATGGTCTAAAAGTCGGCAGAATGAGAATCCCCCTTGGAGTAATCGGAATAATTTACGAAGCACGGCCAAATGTGACAGCTGATGCGGCAGGGCTTTGTCTCAAGTCAGGAAATGCAGTAATCCTAAGGGGCGGTTCAGAGACAATCAGGTCAAACATGGCTATCGGCAAAATTCTAAGAGAGGCTCTATCAAAAAACTCTCTTCCTGAAGATGCCGTGCAAATAATTCCGGTAACAGACAGAAATGCAATATTAGAGATGCTTAAGTTAGATGAGTTAATTGACCTTGTCATTCCAAGAGGCGGTGAGGGCCTAATACGTTTTGTGGCAGAGAATTCCAGAATACCTGTGCTAAAGCACTACAAAGGTGTGTGCCATGTATTTGTGGATGAGAGCGCTGATCTTGATATGGCAGAGGCTATTTGCGTTAATGCTAAGGCGCAGCGCCCTGGGGTTTGTAACTCTATGGAAACAATGCTGGTACACAAAGCTGTTGCTGATACCTATTTACCTAAAGTTATTAAAGCATTAAATAATAAAGGCGTAGAAGTAAAGGGCTGTATGAAGACTAAAGAGATAGTTCCTGAGGTTACCTCGGCTAGTGCAAATGACTGGTATGAAGAGTATCTGGATTTAATATTAAACGTTAAAGTTGTAGAAAACATGGCGGATGCGATGGCTCATATAGAGAAGTATGGATCTATGCACACAGAGTCCATAGTTACTAAAGATTATGAAAATTCGCAAAAATTTATTAACGGTGTAAATTCTTCCACAGTCATGGTGAATGCTTCAACAAGGTTCTCAGATGGATTTGAGCTGGGACTTGGAGCAGAAATAGGGATAAGCACCTCTAAATTACATGCTTTTGGACCTATGGGTCTTCAGGAGTTGACTACGACAAAGTTTATCGTTTTAGGAGAGGGTCAGATAAGAGAATAG
- the cysC gene encoding adenylyl-sulfate kinase, which translates to MERFVIPHEHEITKEDRRSLNQHGSLILWFTGLPSSGKSTIANELEKKLIAMRARTYILDGDNVRMGLCKDLGFSEEDRGENIRRIGEVSKLFVDSGAIVLSAFVSPYIKDRDGVRELVEEGEFVEVFVDAPLEVCEERDVKGLYKKAREGIIKGFTGIDDPYEAPPNAEITIDTSKHSLEEAVDTILAYLNERGVLPK; encoded by the coding sequence ATGGAAAGATTTGTTATTCCACACGAGCACGAGATCACAAAAGAAGACAGAAGAAGTCTAAACCAACATGGATCTCTAATTTTATGGTTTACAGGACTACCAAGTTCTGGGAAATCTACTATTGCAAATGAGCTTGAGAAAAAGCTTATCGCTATGAGAGCTAGGACTTATATTTTAGACGGAGACAATGTCAGAATGGGACTTTGCAAAGACCTAGGATTTTCCGAAGAGGACAGGGGCGAGAATATCAGAAGAATTGGTGAAGTATCTAAGCTATTTGTTGATTCAGGCGCCATAGTTCTTTCCGCTTTTGTATCACCTTATATAAAAGACCGTGATGGTGTTAGGGAGCTTGTTGAAGAAGGAGAATTTGTTGAAGTATTTGTTGATGCTCCGCTTGAGGTCTGTGAAGAAAGAGATGTTAAAGGTCTCTACAAAAAAGCAAGAGAAGGAATTATTAAAGGTTTTACAGGTATTGATGATCCTTACGAAGCTCCACCTAATGCTGAAATAACTATTGATACAAGTAAGCATAGCTTAGAAGAAGCTGTCGATACAATTCTAGCTTATTTAAATGAGAGGGGAGTTCTTCCTAAGTAA
- the recN gene encoding DNA repair protein RecN, producing the protein MLLGLSLKNFTIIEDLSLGLNKGLNIITGETGAGKSVIVDAINIILGDKASADNIKSGKDEAYIEALFDISKDGFVKERLEAAGFDTSTGELLIKRVIYRTSRSRVFINGSLSTITLLTQITQGLVDIFSQHEHQSLLRDENHLKIVDDFGKTVQDAQVIRENYQTFLSVKNELDVLLNSQKDNIEREDYIKYQLNEIQEAGLIIGEDLKLEEEKLKLVNAENLKSATSSAYEVLYESEGSVLGNLKGITAELGELKNVDPSLNEISESIEKAVVQLEEAAFNIRDYSSTLTSDSGTLEEIEDRIHLINSLKRKYGDSIEDIIQRGDEIKKQVDSIENFDEQVNDLREQSEKLLNELVSESKKLSKKRKLSAKELTSILETELKEVGIKGGKFHIEFSEKEVSSNGIDHISFLFSANPDEKPKPLTKVASGGELSRIMLVLKQVIARVEGGSVIIFDEADTGVGGAVAEAVGQKIHHLSESYQVICITHLPQVAKFADSHLTVSKTHDDDKTQVKIKNLDGDERVLELARMIGGFNITQKTLDAAQEMLKH; encoded by the coding sequence GTGCTTTTAGGACTTAGCTTAAAAAATTTCACTATTATTGAAGACCTCTCGTTAGGTTTGAATAAGGGATTAAATATAATCACCGGAGAGACCGGTGCAGGGAAATCTGTAATTGTTGATGCTATAAATATTATCCTAGGAGATAAAGCCTCAGCAGATAATATTAAGAGCGGAAAAGATGAGGCGTATATTGAGGCTTTGTTTGATATCTCTAAAGACGGATTTGTAAAAGAAAGATTAGAAGCAGCCGGATTTGACACTTCAACAGGTGAACTCTTAATTAAAAGAGTCATATACCGTACTTCCAGAAGCCGGGTCTTTATTAACGGAAGTCTGTCTACAATTACGCTTCTTACGCAAATAACCCAAGGGCTAGTTGATATTTTCAGCCAGCATGAACATCAAAGCCTGCTACGAGATGAAAATCATCTTAAGATTGTTGATGATTTTGGTAAAACTGTTCAAGATGCTCAAGTTATTAGAGAAAACTATCAAACATTTCTCTCAGTAAAAAATGAGCTTGATGTTCTTCTAAACTCTCAAAAAGATAACATTGAGAGAGAGGATTATATAAAGTATCAATTAAATGAAATTCAAGAAGCAGGATTAATCATTGGAGAGGATTTAAAACTAGAGGAAGAAAAACTTAAACTTGTAAATGCTGAGAACTTAAAATCAGCTACATCAAGTGCATATGAAGTGCTTTATGAAAGTGAAGGCTCTGTGCTTGGGAATCTAAAAGGTATTACTGCTGAGCTTGGAGAGCTTAAGAATGTAGATCCATCTCTAAATGAAATCTCTGAATCTATAGAAAAGGCAGTTGTACAGCTTGAAGAAGCTGCTTTTAATATAAGGGATTATTCCTCAACACTTACATCAGATTCAGGCACTCTGGAAGAAATAGAAGATAGGATTCATCTAATAAATTCATTAAAAAGAAAATACGGAGATTCAATAGAAGATATTATTCAAAGAGGAGACGAAATAAAAAAGCAAGTTGATAGCATTGAAAACTTTGACGAGCAAGTAAATGATCTAAGAGAGCAATCAGAAAAACTATTAAATGAGCTCGTGTCAGAATCAAAAAAATTATCAAAAAAGAGAAAACTCTCAGCCAAAGAGCTAACATCAATTTTAGAAACAGAACTTAAAGAAGTAGGAATAAAGGGGGGTAAATTTCATATAGAGTTTTCAGAAAAAGAAGTATCGTCAAATGGAATTGATCATATTAGTTTTCTATTCTCCGCTAACCCTGATGAAAAACCCAAACCTCTTACAAAAGTTGCATCTGGAGGAGAGTTGTCTCGAATCATGCTAGTTTTAAAACAAGTTATTGCAAGGGTGGAAGGAGGTTCTGTAATAATCTTTGATGAAGCTGATACGGGAGTGGGAGGAGCGGTTGCAGAAGCAGTTGGACAAAAAATACATCACCTCTCTGAGAGCTATCAGGTAATATGCATCACACATCTACCGCAAGTTGCAAAATTTGCAGACTCTCACTTAACAGTTTCTAAAACTCATGATGATGACAAAACACAGGTTAAGATAAAGAATCTAGATGGGGATGAAAGAGTATTAGAGCTTGCAAGAATGATAGGCGGATTTAACATTACACAAAAAACTTTAGACGCAGCACAGGAAATGCTGAAACACTAA
- a CDS encoding sigma-70 family RNA polymerase sigma factor, which produces MRQARLKSKKRARSAKTQGRAEQRSKKSDVSDNKLLKNSFDDYSKDSEKIDEELVFQDEIDDKMMSEISDSEVAIKEDTSKEENSDEEKPKFTPDEEFRLLQVYFKEMGTEPLLTPKEEIEVSAKIKRCETKAAEAKFFMEAIFERTMSRSLKNTVANVEQAARRKSRTAKSSNQKTKLEREYAKKSIKRSNLLYKAYQLRAQRFKARFIKANLRLVVSIAKRYMSRGLPLPDLIQEGNVGLMRAVERFDHTKGYKFSTYASWWIHQAISRSLLDQTRTIRVPVYVLEQASKVHRISSVMNKEIGRKPLPEEISEKSGISVEGVKRVLEATKEVVQLDSPVLDGEKTTLLDFIPDDISGTPDYAVAKATLTIKIKDALSTLTPREEQILKMRFGIDFESTFTLDEIGQHFELTRERIRQIEKRSLEKLEGSEVGVILKSFLE; this is translated from the coding sequence ATGAGACAAGCCAGACTAAAAAGTAAAAAGCGTGCCCGATCTGCAAAAACCCAAGGTAGAGCTGAACAACGCTCAAAAAAGTCAGATGTATCTGATAATAAACTTCTTAAAAATTCATTTGACGACTATTCCAAGGATTCAGAGAAAATAGATGAAGAATTAGTGTTTCAGGATGAAATTGATGATAAGATGATGAGCGAGATTTCAGATTCTGAAGTAGCGATCAAAGAAGATACCTCTAAAGAGGAGAACTCTGATGAAGAAAAACCCAAGTTCACTCCTGATGAAGAGTTTAGACTACTCCAAGTCTATTTTAAAGAAATGGGCACCGAACCGCTGCTTACACCAAAAGAAGAAATAGAGGTCTCCGCAAAGATTAAAAGATGCGAAACTAAAGCGGCTGAAGCAAAATTCTTCATGGAAGCTATATTTGAAAGGACCATGAGCCGCTCGCTTAAGAATACTGTCGCAAATGTAGAACAAGCGGCTAGAAGAAAATCAAGAACAGCTAAAAGCTCAAACCAAAAAACTAAACTTGAAAGAGAATATGCAAAAAAGAGCATAAAGAGATCAAACCTTTTATATAAAGCATATCAATTAAGGGCTCAACGTTTTAAAGCCAGGTTTATTAAAGCTAATTTAAGGCTCGTGGTGAGTATAGCTAAAAGGTATATGAGCCGTGGACTACCACTGCCAGATCTTATTCAGGAAGGCAACGTAGGGCTTATGAGGGCTGTTGAGAGGTTTGATCACACAAAAGGCTACAAATTCTCTACATATGCCTCATGGTGGATTCACCAGGCTATATCCAGATCGCTATTAGATCAGACTAGAACCATAAGGGTCCCTGTTTATGTCTTGGAGCAAGCATCTAAAGTTCATCGCATAAGCTCCGTCATGAATAAAGAAATAGGCAGAAAACCTCTTCCTGAGGAAATATCAGAGAAATCCGGTATTTCTGTCGAAGGAGTTAAGAGGGTTCTTGAGGCAACTAAAGAAGTAGTTCAGCTAGATTCTCCAGTGCTCGACGGTGAGAAGACTACCCTACTTGATTTTATTCCTGATGATATTTCAGGAACTCCAGATTACGCAGTTGCAAAAGCTACGCTAACAATAAAAATAAAAGACGCTTTATCTACACTTACTCCTAGGGAAGAGCAGATATTGAAAATGAGATTCGGCATAGATTTTGAATCAACATTTACTCTGGACGAAATTGGACAACACTTTGAGCTCACAAGAGAGAGGATTAGACAGATAGAAAAACGCTCGCTTGAAAAACTTGAGGGCTCTGAAGTAGGCGTCATACTAAAAAGCTTTTTAGAGTAG
- a CDS encoding DUF5989 family protein — protein MSFFKSLTNRMGIMGELLQFFLQNKWWWITPMLFILLLFGLLIVFAQGSAVAPFIYTLF, from the coding sequence ATGTCATTTTTTAAAAGCTTAACAAACAGAATGGGCATAATGGGTGAGCTGCTTCAGTTCTTCCTACAGAACAAGTGGTGGTGGATAACCCCTATGCTCTTCATATTGCTACTTTTTGGTCTTTTGATTGTATTCGCGCAAGGCTCGGCAGTAGCACCGTTTATCTATACACTGTTTTAA